The proteins below are encoded in one region of Xenopus laevis strain J_2021 chromosome 8L, Xenopus_laevis_v10.1, whole genome shotgun sequence:
- the scnm1.L gene encoding sodium channel modifier 1 has product MSFKRDGDDSSQLNVLKKRRVADLLASYIPEDEALLLKNGSYACTVCHHRPVFNTIDMLSVHRTGKKHLGGLQRYYGKKLEHKNEIQKRRHFDFVRAEDAGEKPPPGPAPLLVQTKRITQNALLKSAPYNSCCSNKKVVANSRNVYDPHSGPSTTTGLNVPLDTQPGPSQPHTSLHSPPTGPCSSPTDEIPPNKNNSRHKKKGEEKFRKEIADPERERNMEHYLQLKSSGWIPDGTGKWVKDENVEFDSDEEEPPALPPS; this is encoded by the exons AAGAGGAGAGTTGCAGATCTGCTGGCCAGTTACATCCCGGAGGATGAGGCTTTGCTGCTCAAAAATGGCAG CTACGCTTGCACCGTGTGCCATCACCGGCCGGTCTTCAATACCATCGATATGCTGTCTGTGCACAGGACTGGGAAGAAGCACTTAGGAG GCCTGCAGCGGTATTACGGCAAGAAGTTGGAACACAAGAATGAGATCCAGAAAAGGCGTCACTTTGATTTTGTACGGGCAGAAGATGCAGGAGAAAAG CCTCCACCAGGCCCTGCCCCTTTGCTGGTCCAGACCAAGAggattacccagaatgctctgctGAAATCCGCCCCATATAATAGCTGCTGCTCTAACAAGAA GGTAGTAGCTAATAGCAGGAACGTCTATGATCCCCATTCTGGCCCGTCCACAACCACAGGCTTAAATGTTCCTCTGGACACCCAACCTGGGCCCAGTCAACCTCATAcctccctacattctccccctacTGGACCCTGCAGCAGCCCCACAG ATGAGATCCCACCAAATAAGAACAACAGTCGGCACAAGAAGAAGGGCGAGGAGAAGTTTAGGAAGGAAATTGCAGACCCAGAACGGGAGAGGAATATGGAGCACTACCTGCAGCTGAAGAG CTCTGGGTGGATACCTGACGGGACTGGCAAGTGGGTGAAGGATGAGAATGTTGAATTTGACTCCGATGAAGAGGAACCTCCAGCTTTGCCCCCCTCCTGA
- the tmod4.L gene encoding tropomodulin 4 L homeolog isoform X1 yields MIPTQHADILSMCFPIKEGLSLVLTTSSNMSYQKDLEKYRDVDEDALMKAMSPEELAQLDYELQEMDPENILLPAGMRQKDQTTKNATGPLDRDALLQHLEKEAIEYKERDDLVPFTGEKKGKAFVPKQAKREIPQEEQITLEPELEEALANATDAEMCDIAAILGMYTLMSNKQYYDAITSGIITNKEGINSVVKPDTYKPVPDEPPNPTNVEETLKKIQSNASDLVEVNLNNIKDIPVPTLKEICQAMKSNSHVTTLTMVATRSNDPVAYAVAEMLKENKTLQSLNVESNFITSAGMLAILQAMRSNNTLSELKVDNQRQNLGDTVEMEMASMLENCPSVVRFGYHFTRQGPRARAATAITRNLELRRKQKKV; encoded by the exons ATGATCCCGACCCAACATGCTGATATTCTGTCCATGTGTTTTCCCATCAAGGAGGGGCTGTCACTTGTGCTCACCACCAGCTCCAACATGTCTTACCAGAAGGACCTGGAGAAGTATCGGGATGTAGATGAGGATGCGCTCATGAAGGCCATGTCCCCAGAGGAACTGGCTCAGCTGGACTATGAGCTCCAGGAGATGGACCCAGAG AACATCCTTCTGCCAGCAGGCATGCGTCAGAAAGACCAAACCACAAAGAATGCGACTGGGCcactagacagggatgccctcttaCAGCACCTGGAGAAGGAAGCCATCGAGTACAAAGAAAGAGATGACCTGGTGCCTTTCACCGGAGAGAAAAAAG GGAAAGCTTTTGTACCCAAACAAGCCAAACGGGAGATCCCCCAAGAAGAGCAGATCACATTAGAGCCAGAGCTGGAGGAGGCTTTGGCCAACGCTACCGATGCAGAGATGTGCGACATTGCAG CTATCCTGGGCATGTACACCCTCATGAGTAACAAACAGTACTACGACGCCATTACCTCTGGAATCATAACGAATAAGGAGGGCATCAACA GTGTGGTTAAGCCAGACACATACAAGCCAGTCCCGGATGAACCCCCAAATCCCACCAACGTGGAAGAGACTCTGAAAAAAATCCAGAGCAACGCGTCAGACCTAGTGGAGGTTAATCTGAATAATATCAAG gacATTCCTGTCCCAACGCTAAAGGAGATTTGCCAGGCCATGAAAAGCAACAGCCATGTCACAACTCTGACCATGGTGGCGACACGTAGCAATGACCCCGTGGCCTAT GCCGTGGCAGAAATGCTGAAGGAGAACAAGACCCTCCAAAGTCTGAATGTTGAGTCCAACTTTATCACCAGTGCCGGTATGTTGGCTATCCTCCAGGCCATGAGAAGCAACAACACACTCTCCGAGCTCAAGGTGGACAACCAG CGTCAGAACCTGGGAGACACCGTTGAGATGGAGATGGCCTCAATGCTTGAGAATTGCCCTTCAGTCGTACGATTTGGCTATCACTTCACCCGACAAGGACCAAGAGCCCGAGCCGCCACGGCCATCACAAGGAACCTGGAACTTC GTCGCAAGCAGAAGAAGGTCTAA
- the tmod4.L gene encoding tropomodulin 4 L homeolog (The RefSeq protein has 1 substitution compared to this genomic sequence) — MSYQKDLEKYRDVDEDALMKAMSPEELAQLDYELQEMDPENILLPAGMRQKDQTTKNATGPLDRDALLQHLEKEAIEYKERDDLVPFTGEKKGKAFVPKQAKREIPQEEQITLEPELEEALANATDAEMCDIAAILGMYTLMSNKQYYDAITSGIITNKEGINSVVKPDTYKPVPDEPPNPTNVEETLKKIQSNASDLVEVNLNNIKDIPVPTLKEICQAMKCNSHVTTLTMVATRSNDPVAYAVAEMLKENKTLQSLNVESNFITSAGMLAILQAMRSNNTLSELKVDNQRQNLGDTVEMEMASMLENCPSVVRFGYHFTRQGPRARAATAITRNLELRRKQKKV; from the exons ATGTCTTACCAGAAGGACCTGGAGAAGTATCGGGATGTAGATGAGGATGCGCTCATGAAGGCCATGTCCCCAGAGGAACTGGCTCAGCTGGACTATGAGCTCCAGGAGATGGACCCAGAG AACATCCTTCTGCCAGCAGGCATGCGTCAGAAAGACCAAACCACAAAGAATGCGACTGGGCcactagacagggatgccctcttaCAGCACCTGGAGAAGGAAGCCATCGAGTACAAAGAAAGAGATGACCTGGTGCCTTTCACCGGAGAGAAAAAAG GGAAAGCTTTTGTACCCAAACAAGCCAAACGGGAGATCCCCCAAGAAGAGCAGATCACATTAGAGCCAGAGCTGGAGGAGGCTTTGGCCAACGCTACCGATGCAGAGATGTGCGACATTGCAG CTATCCTGGGCATGTACACCCTCATGAGTAACAAACAGTACTACGACGCCATTACCTCTGGAATCATAACGAATAAGGAGGGCATCAACA GTGTGGTTAAGCCAGACACATACAAGCCAGTCCCGGATGAACCCCCAAATCCCACCAACGTGGAAGAGACTCTGAAAAAAATCCAGAGCAACGCGTCAGACCTAGTGGAGGTTAATCTGAATAATATCAAG gacATTCCTGTCCCAACGCTAAAGGAGATTTGCCAGGCCATGAAAAGCAACAGCCATGTCACAACTCTGACCATGGTGGCGACACGTAGCAATGACCCCGTGGCCTAT GCCGTGGCAGAAATGCTGAAGGAGAACAAGACCCTCCAAAGTCTGAATGTTGAGTCCAACTTTATCACCAGTGCCGGTATGTTGGCTATCCTCCAGGCCATGAGAAGCAACAACACACTCTCCGAGCTCAAGGTGGACAACCAG CGTCAGAACCTGGGAGACACCGTTGAGATGGAGATGGCCTCAATGCTTGAGAATTGCCCTTCAGTCGTACGATTTGGCTATCACTTCACCCGACAAGGACCAAGAGCCCGAGCCGCCACGGCCATCACAAGGAACCTGGAACTTC GTCGCAAGCAGAAGAAGGTCTAA
- the tmod4.L gene encoding tropomodulin 4 L homeolog isoform X2, with amino-acid sequence MSSVSTIMEGLSLVLTTSSNMSYQKDLEKYRDVDEDALMKAMSPEELAQLDYELQEMDPENILLPAGMRQKDQTTKNATGPLDRDALLQHLEKEAIEYKERDDLVPFTGEKKGKAFVPKQAKREIPQEEQITLEPELEEALANATDAEMCDIAAILGMYTLMSNKQYYDAITSGIITNKEGINSVVKPDTYKPVPDEPPNPTNVEETLKKIQSNASDLVEVNLNNIKDIPVPTLKEICQAMKSNSHVTTLTMVATRSNDPVAYAVAEMLKENKTLQSLNVESNFITSAGMLAILQAMRSNNTLSELKVDNQRQNLGDTVEMEMASMLENCPSVVRFGYHFTRQGPRARAATAITRNLELRRKQKKV; translated from the exons ATGTCGAGTGTATCAACCATTATG GAGGGGCTGTCACTTGTGCTCACCACCAGCTCCAACATGTCTTACCAGAAGGACCTGGAGAAGTATCGGGATGTAGATGAGGATGCGCTCATGAAGGCCATGTCCCCAGAGGAACTGGCTCAGCTGGACTATGAGCTCCAGGAGATGGACCCAGAG AACATCCTTCTGCCAGCAGGCATGCGTCAGAAAGACCAAACCACAAAGAATGCGACTGGGCcactagacagggatgccctcttaCAGCACCTGGAGAAGGAAGCCATCGAGTACAAAGAAAGAGATGACCTGGTGCCTTTCACCGGAGAGAAAAAAG GGAAAGCTTTTGTACCCAAACAAGCCAAACGGGAGATCCCCCAAGAAGAGCAGATCACATTAGAGCCAGAGCTGGAGGAGGCTTTGGCCAACGCTACCGATGCAGAGATGTGCGACATTGCAG CTATCCTGGGCATGTACACCCTCATGAGTAACAAACAGTACTACGACGCCATTACCTCTGGAATCATAACGAATAAGGAGGGCATCAACA GTGTGGTTAAGCCAGACACATACAAGCCAGTCCCGGATGAACCCCCAAATCCCACCAACGTGGAAGAGACTCTGAAAAAAATCCAGAGCAACGCGTCAGACCTAGTGGAGGTTAATCTGAATAATATCAAG gacATTCCTGTCCCAACGCTAAAGGAGATTTGCCAGGCCATGAAAAGCAACAGCCATGTCACAACTCTGACCATGGTGGCGACACGTAGCAATGACCCCGTGGCCTAT GCCGTGGCAGAAATGCTGAAGGAGAACAAGACCCTCCAAAGTCTGAATGTTGAGTCCAACTTTATCACCAGTGCCGGTATGTTGGCTATCCTCCAGGCCATGAGAAGCAACAACACACTCTCCGAGCTCAAGGTGGACAACCAG CGTCAGAACCTGGGAGACACCGTTGAGATGGAGATGGCCTCAATGCTTGAGAATTGCCCTTCAGTCGTACGATTTGGCTATCACTTCACCCGACAAGGACCAAGAGCCCGAGCCGCCACGGCCATCACAAGGAACCTGGAACTTC GTCGCAAGCAGAAGAAGGTCTAA